The following is a genomic window from Pectobacterium carotovorum.
GCCGAGTTGGCGCCAAAGAAACCGCCGCCGTTGGTGCCCAACAGTTTAATCGCTTCCTGTGAGGCAACCGGCCCCATCGGCAGCGTTTGGGCTGCACCGTCCAGCGTGGTCAAATGCTGATAAGGCAGCAGGTTTTGCAGCACGCCCTGGCTGACAAAAAACAGCGCCAGCAGCAGGGACAGTGGCAGCAGCACATACAGCGTGATACGAAACAGATCGAGCCACGCGTTGCCCAGCGTGTCGACGCAGCGACGGGAAAATGCCCGGATTAACGCGAAAGCGACGGCGATGCCGCTGGCGGCGGACAAGAAGTTTTGTACTGTTAGGCCAACCATCTGACTCAGATAGCTGAGCGTGTTTTCACCGCTGTAAGCCTGCCAGTTGGTGTTGGTGGCAAAGCTGATTGCCGTGTTTAACGCCAAATGCCACGACAGCCCCGGCATATTTTCTCGGTTAAGCGGCAGAACCCCCTGCGCCATTAACAGGACAAACAAGACGACAATGCCGATCAGGTTAAGCGTCAGAATAGCCGCCGCATACTGCTGCCAGCGCATCTCCGTCGTATCGAAAGCGAAAAGGCGTGCCGTTCCCGCTTCAAACTTTTGCAGGAACGCGCCCGTTTCGCCCTCAATCAGACGGGCCAGTCCGCTGCCCAGCGGCTGAGCGACGATCAGCACGGTAAGCAGCAGGCCAAAGATCAGTAGAAAAGCGTCAGCGGCCATCAGAATTCCTCCGCCTTCAACAAGGCATAAACCAGATAGACCAGTAACAGCAGCACGAGCAGGCCGCCTAAGACGATGCTAAGCGTCACAACACACCTCCAGAACAAAATAGACAGCGTCAGAGTAGGAAAACGCAGGAAAAGAAGGTGCAAATTTCCCGTATGTGGGCGTAAAAAAAGTATAAAAATGGGCTGAAAAGTAGACTGTCGGAGAGAGTAATGGGCTGCGGTGCCAACAACATCGTCTGCGGTGGGAAGCAGGTATTAAGAAAAGGGAATAAATTGATCCAATCTAAAAACCATAAATTAACTAATGGTAAGTTTATTTTTAACGTTATTGTAACTTAATGACGTGATGATGAAAAAACTGGCGATTATTTCATCTTTTACTGGTCAGATGAGTAGTAAACTTTCAGAAAAGGCGGTAAAATTTTAACCAATGTCACAGTTCTTATTTTATCGTTATGAAAAGCGCCGCTGAACAAGGGCGCTTATCCCAGAGGAGGATCGTTATGTCGCTTTATACTACTTATCCCTTGCACCGTATTCTCCTGCGTCGCGCCGCCGTGGTTGCCATCGGCGTACTGGCGTTACCGGTGATGCTGTTCCGCCGCGATCGGGCGCGTTTTTACAGCTATTTACACCGCGTCTGGCTGAAAACCAGCGATAAACCGGTATGGATGGCGCAGTCCGAAGCTGCCGCCTGCGATTTCTATTAAACCTATCGCAGCCAGGCTGCCATTGACCGCCCTGTGCGAGTCATGGTGACGCCAGTATTTTGCTACTGCATTTGCATACTGACGTCACCGGTTTAAAACAGTATGGCCATTCAACGGCAATCAATAAGCGTCATTTCCACTAGCGGATTTGGCGCTTATTTTGTTTTTAGCGCATGAAATCGTAACGCCAGCAACATCACCGATAAACTGATAAACACTGCAACGCTTGCCATCGCCATACCATCTCCGACGGAACCTTGTTCAAACTGACGCCAAACGAAAATAGACACCGTTTGCACGCCGGCAGGCGAAAGTAGGAGTGACGTCACCAGCTCGCGCGATGCAACGGCAAAGACCAGCATCATCGCTGCCAGCAGGCTGGGGAATACCAGCGGGAGAACAATGAATCGCAATGCCGCCATTGCGCTAGCGCCGTGAACGCGCGCCGCGGATTCCAGATTATTGCCGATTTGCGCGAGTGCCGCGCTGCTGTAGCGGACGGGATAGGGCAGCAGCAGGCAACTGTATGACAGCAGCAAAATCACCCAGGTGTTATAGGGCGTGATCGGCCAGAAGCTTTGGTTCCAGGCGAGTATCAATCCCACGCCGACAACAATGCCCGGCAGCGCGGCGGGTAGCATCGATAGCCCATCCAACACGGCCGCACCCCGAATACGCTTGGCGACCACAAACCACGCTGCGAGAAAGCCAACCGTTCCCGTCAGTAACGCACTGCCGACCGCCAGTCCCAGGCTGGTCGTCAACGCGGGTAGCGCTTCGTTTTCGTAATCAACCAACATAGTGAAGTGTTGCCAGGTTAAATTTTGCCAGGAAATCGCGCTGGACATCGTGGCAGAAAACGCCGTAATCAGCATGGACGCCAGTGGAATCCCTACGGCCAGCAGCCCGACGGTGCTAAACAGTATTAATACCGGCCAGCGCCATACTCCTAACGGACGAGTCACAATGGCGGCGGGTTTACCTGTGGTCGTTTCCACATTGCTACCGGTGACAATCGCCCGTTGCAGGGTAAATGCACAGAGCGCGATAGCAACCAATAGCAAAGACAGCACCGCTGAACCGGATAGGTCGATAGGCCAGTCCGCCAGACGCTGCTCGATATTTGTCGTCAATACCTGAACACCGGCACGCGATCCCAGTGCTGCGGGAATGCCGTACTCCTCGATCGCCAGCGTAAAGGCGAGCAGCAGGCTGGCTGCGGTTGCAGGTAGTGACAATGGCAGCGTGACCCGCAGAAATGCCTGCCAGCCGCTGGCACCGTGAACGCGAGCGACATCCGCCAGGCGATTTCCGCTTGCGGCCATACTGCGTGAAACGGCGAAATAGACGACTGGGAAAATGTTCAGCGTCATTACGCCAATCATACCGGGCAGTGAAAACAGCGCTTCTCCCAGTTGAATAGGCAATAGCTGCTCGGCATAACCTCGTGGCTGTAGCGCCAGCATCCACGACAGCCCGGCGATATAAGGTGGGATCAGGAATGGGATGAGAAACAGTAAATCCCAAAATCTTGCCAGTGGGAGCGCAAAGAGCCCGCGTAACGCACCAAGTGGAATAGCAATGACCGCACAGCACAGAGCAACACCCAGCCCAAGCAGCAGCGTATTTTTCAACAGGGCGAATAGCCGCGCCTGAGCAAAGATGTCTGCAAAGGCCGAGAACGGGTTCGCAAGGGAACCTGAACCCAAATTCGGGAAAATTGCCTGTAGCACAACGAACAATACGGGAATGCCAACCAGCGTAAAAAGTACCGCCACCGTAAGCAGTGGCAGTAAAGTAAACTTGTTCATCCAATACTCCAGCCTTGCTGACGGTCGCCAGCAAGGCATTATCGATACTCGTTATACTTCAAGCTGTATGAGCACTCACTGGGTTGCTCAATCCCTCCGTGGATTTATGCATTTTTGCTCAAGAATATCGTGTGATGTAAAACGCGAACGTGTTGCCCTACAGCTCAAACTATCCTGGGTATGTCATGACTGAACAGGCTTAGCGCTGACCAAATAAGGCCGCAAAGCGATCGAGAACGGCAGCACGGGAAGCTGAGGCGCTATCGCCTTCCGGCAGCAACGTCAGGTTCTTAAACAGAGGACGCTTGGCATCAACGTCCTGACGTGCAGGCATCAACCAGGCTTCAGCCACGGCTTTTTGGCCTTCAGGCGACAACATATAGTTGATGAAGTCTTTTGCCTGCTGCTGGTTTTTGCTGCTTTTCAGGATCATCATCGGACGAGGGGCAATGACGGTGCCGCTGGAAGGGAAAATGACTTTAATGGATTCGCCAGACTCCATGCTGCCGTAAGAAACGTAGTCTACAGCTCCGAAGACGGCGGCTTTCGCCCCTTGCAGCACGGGCGTTAATGCCTGGGCGTTCGGGCCTGCGATGATCATGCCGTTGGCTTTTAAGCGATCGAACATGTCCCAGGCTTTATCTTTTTCCGCATTTTGCAAACCAATCAGCAGATCGAGTGAAGCACCGGACAGCGCGGGATCTGGCGTGGTGACTTTATCTTTAAATTCAGGCTTGGTGAGGTCGTTCCAGTCTTTGGGTTCTGGCGTGCCGCTCTTGCTGTTCCACACAATACCCAGCGCGGAAATGCCCTGTGCCACGTAGAAAGGGGTTTTGAACTGTGCAGGTACGGTTGCCGCATTCGGGCTATCAAATTCCAACAGCCAGCCGCGCTGCTGCAAATCTGTCGCCGTATCCCAGGAGGCAGAAATCAGGACATCGGCACGTGGGTTAGCCTGCTCGGCTTCCAGTCTGGCCATGACTTTACCGGTTGTTGCCTGAAAGACATCGACTTTCACGCCGGTCTGCTTTTCATAACCCGCAGCCAGTTTTTTTGCCAGTGCTCCCGGTCCGGCGGTGTACAACGTCAGGGCCTGTGCGCTGCTTGCTACCGCTGCTAATGAGAGAGCTATACCCATAATGATGCCTCGTTGATTCATGGTAAACAGTGTGTTTTTCATTGCATTTTTCCCCAAAGTTAAAGTGTGGTGATATCAGTAATGTGGCCTTGCGACATGTGAACAATACGATGCGCCAGTATGTTGGCTTCGCCTCTGTCGTGGGTGACATACACGGCGGTGGTACCAAGATGGCGTAAGAGCGATGCCATCTCCTGACAAAGCGATTCACGTAGATCCCGGTCGAGATTGGATAGCGGTTCATCGAAGAGCAGGATGTTCGGCTCCGCGATAATGGCGCGCGCCAGCGCGACTCGCTGTTGCTGACCGCCGGATAAATCGGCCGGTTTGCGATCGCCAAAATCAGCCAGACCGACGCGTGCTAGCGTGACTTCAACGCGTTGGCGGCAGAGATCGCGTGGAACCTTTCTCATCAGCAGTGGAAACCCGACGTTTTGTGCAACGGTCATATGTGGCCAAAGCGCATAATCCTGAAAGACCATGCCCAGATTGCGCTGCTCTGGCGGCAGGGATAGCTGATGACCGGCAACCTGACGATCGCCAAAATGAATGGTGCCCGCGTCCGGCTGTAACAGACCGGCCAGCAGTTTTAGCAATGTGCTTTTGCCGCAGCCGGAAGGCCCCAGCAAGGCCAGAATGGTGCCTTTTGGTACATTGAGGCTGATAGCGTCGAGCACCGTTTTCCCTGCGAAAGCATGGGACAGGTTGTCGATCGCAATCGCGGCGGGCGTGGTGAGTTCAGCGGTGGTCATCATCACCTCCGTGCAATAACGGGAGGCGATATCCATTTTGATATCGGTGGATCGGACGGGTGCTTTCGGGCTGCCTGGTTAAAGGGCATAGGAAAGCGTCCCGCCAGTAAAGCAGGGGAAAAAACATGGGGTATCCTCTTTGGGACTCTATATCGGAATGGGGATTGTAATGGGGGAATAAGGCTATTTGATGACAGACGAAAAGATGCCAGCGGCGCGCGTTTTTGATAGGCATTTTGGCCGCAGAGAAAACCGCCTTATTTGAGCGATATAATCCATCAATCTCATGATTTATTACTTTATTCTTCGCTGCGACTGCACAGAATCGTGGTGAAATCCGCTATGCTGGTCAGAGGGTTTACAGAATGCGAACGTGCATACAGCTTGAAATATGACGGGTATAAGGATAAATCATGACGCTCGAACTCATCCCTGTTGGTATCAGCGCCTGTCTGCTCGGTAATCCCGTGCGGTTTGATGGCGGGCACAAGCGTCTGACGTTTGCCGTTGAACAACTGGCACCTTATTTTCGCTTTGAACCAGTCTGCCCGGAAATGGCGATTGGTCTACCGGTGCCGCGTCCGGCACTCAGGCTGGTGCGAGAAGGGGAAAGCCACATTACGCTGCGTGCCAGCAATGGTTCGCCGCTGGATGTCACCCAGCAGATGACGGTGTTTTCCTCTGACAAAGTCAGCCAGCTTCAGCACTTATGCGGTTATATCGTCTGCGCGAAATCGCCAAGCTGCGGTATGGAACGCGTGAAGGTTTACGATGAAGGGCAAAAGAATGCGCGTAAAAGCGGAGTCGGCCTGTTTACGCAGGAACTGATGCGACAAATGCCCTGGCTACCGGTTGAAGAAGATGGACGCTTGCACGATCCCGGCTTGCGGGAGAATTTTATTGAACGCGTTTATGCGCTACACGAACTGAATCAGCTATGGCAAGACGGGCTGAGCCGCGGCGCGCTCATTGCCTTTCATAGCCGCTATAAATTACTGCTGCTGGCGCATTCCCAGCCGGAATATCGCGAACTGGGGCCGTTTGTTGCGGGAATCGATAAATGGGAATCGCTGGAAGATTACATTGTTGAATACCGGAAACGGCTCATGAAGCTGCTGTCGACGCCTGCGACGCGGCGCAATCACACCAATGTGCTGATGCACGTGCAGGGCTATTTCCGGCGTCAGCTTAATTCTCAACAGCGGCAGGAGCTGGCGCAGCTCATCGATCGCTATCGGCAAGGTTTGCAGCCGCTATTGGCGCCTATCACGCTGCTGAAACATTACATGGCGGAATACCCCGATGCGTATCTGGCTCAGCAGCGTTACTTTGAGCCGTACCCGGAGGCATTACGCCTGCGTTACGGACACTAGTTTGACCGCCCGAGGAGTTTCATGACCACGCATGCCGTTACACATCACGCCGTTACACATGTAGTCTGGCTGCGCAACGACCTGCGCATTACCGATAATCTGGCGCTGTACGCGGCCTGTCAGGATCCGAACGCCAGCGTGCTGGCGGTTTTTATCGCGACGCCTGCGCAGTGGGAAAAGCACGATATGGCATCGCGTCAGGCGGCCTTTCTGCTGGAAAACCTGACCTCGGTGCAGCATGCGCTGGCCGAGAAAGGGATCCCGCTGCATTACCATGAATGTGCTGACTTTGCGGCATCGGTTGACTGGCTGGTGCAATTTTGTGCGCAGCAGCAGGCCACCGACCTTTTCTACAATTATCAGTATGAAATTAACGAGCGGCTGCGTGATAAGCAGGTAAAGGATTGGCTGGCAGATAGCGTGGTTTGTCACGGCTATCATGACAGCCTGTTGCTGCCACCGGGCAGCGTGCTGACGGGCAACGGCGAGATGTATAAAGTGTTTACGCCATTTCGTCAGGCCTTTATCAAACGGCTGTTGGAGGCGGAGACGACGTGCGTACCGGCACCGGACGCGCGCGGTGAGCCGCTCAATAACATGGCGGCACTGACGCCGTTCAGCTATCCGCAGCGCGACGTGGATAGCGACGATTTCCCCTGTGGCGAACGTGCGGCGTTGCAGCAACTGCGCCGTTTTTGCCGCGAACAGGTACAGGATTACGACCAGCAGCGGGATTTCCCCGCGCTGCCCGGCACCAGCAAACTTTCTCCGTATCTGGCACTTGGGATAGTATCGCCGCGCCAATGTTTTAATCGTCTGCGCGCTGAGTGCCCGGATATGCTGGAACGGCGTGAAGGCGGGGCATTTACCTGGTTTAACGAGCTGGTCTGGCGTGAATTTTACCGCCACCTGATTGTGTCCTGGCCGCAGCTGTGTAAACACCGACCGTTCACCGCGTGGACGCAGTGGGTGAAATGGCGAGAATCGCCGGAGGATTTAGCCGCCTGGCAGCAGGGTAAAACCGGCTACCCGATCGTGGATGCGGCGATGCGTCAACTGAATGAAACGGGGTGGATGCACAATCGCCTGCGTATGATCTGCGCCAGTTTTCTCGTCAAAGATTTGCTGATCGATTGGCGCGAAGGCGAACGCTACTTTATGTCGCAACTGCTGGATGGCGATCTGGCGGCGAATAACGGCGGCTGGCAGTGGGCCGCGTCGACTGGCACCGATGCTGCACCTTATTTTCGTATTTTTAACCCGACAACGCAGGGCGAGCGCTTCGATCCTGAAGGGCGGTTTATTCGTCACTGGCTGCCTGAGCTGGCCGCTGTGCCGGATAAAGATATTCATCA
Proteins encoded in this region:
- the kdpF gene encoding K(+)-transporting ATPase subunit F — protein: MTLSIVLGGLLVLLLLVYLVYALLKAEEF
- a CDS encoding YbfA family protein, whose protein sequence is MSLYTTYPLHRILLRRAAVVAIGVLALPVMLFRRDRARFYSYLHRVWLKTSDKPVWMAQSEAAACDFY
- a CDS encoding iron ABC transporter permease produces the protein MNKFTLLPLLTVAVLFTLVGIPVLFVVLQAIFPNLGSGSLANPFSAFADIFAQARLFALLKNTLLLGLGVALCCAVIAIPLGALRGLFALPLARFWDLLFLIPFLIPPYIAGLSWMLALQPRGYAEQLLPIQLGEALFSLPGMIGVMTLNIFPVVYFAVSRSMAASGNRLADVARVHGASGWQAFLRVTLPLSLPATAASLLLAFTLAIEEYGIPAALGSRAGVQVLTTNIEQRLADWPIDLSGSAVLSLLLVAIALCAFTLQRAIVTGSNVETTTGKPAAIVTRPLGVWRWPVLILFSTVGLLAVGIPLASMLITAFSATMSSAISWQNLTWQHFTMLVDYENEALPALTTSLGLAVGSALLTGTVGFLAAWFVVAKRIRGAAVLDGLSMLPAALPGIVVGVGLILAWNQSFWPITPYNTWVILLLSYSCLLLPYPVRYSSAALAQIGNNLESAARVHGASAMAALRFIVLPLVFPSLLAAMMLVFAVASRELVTSLLLSPAGVQTVSIFVWRQFEQGSVGDGMAMASVAVFISLSVMLLALRFHALKTK
- a CDS encoding ABC transporter substrate-binding protein, which encodes MKNTLFTMNQRGIIMGIALSLAAVASSAQALTLYTAGPGALAKKLAAGYEKQTGVKVDVFQATTGKVMARLEAEQANPRADVLISASWDTATDLQQRGWLLEFDSPNAATVPAQFKTPFYVAQGISALGIVWNSKSGTPEPKDWNDLTKPEFKDKVTTPDPALSGASLDLLIGLQNAEKDKAWDMFDRLKANGMIIAGPNAQALTPVLQGAKAAVFGAVDYVSYGSMESGESIKVIFPSSGTVIAPRPMMILKSSKNQQQAKDFINYMLSPEGQKAVAEAWLMPARQDVDAKRPLFKNLTLLPEGDSASASRAAVLDRFAALFGQR
- a CDS encoding ABC transporter ATP-binding protein gives rise to the protein MTTAELTTPAAIAIDNLSHAFAGKTVLDAISLNVPKGTILALLGPSGCGKSTLLKLLAGLLQPDAGTIHFGDRQVAGHQLSLPPEQRNLGMVFQDYALWPHMTVAQNVGFPLLMRKVPRDLCRQRVEVTLARVGLADFGDRKPADLSGGQQQRVALARAIIAEPNILLFDEPLSNLDRDLRESLCQEMASLLRHLGTTAVYVTHDRGEANILAHRIVHMSQGHITDITTL
- a CDS encoding 2-thiouracil desulfurase family protein produces the protein MTLELIPVGISACLLGNPVRFDGGHKRLTFAVEQLAPYFRFEPVCPEMAIGLPVPRPALRLVREGESHITLRASNGSPLDVTQQMTVFSSDKVSQLQHLCGYIVCAKSPSCGMERVKVYDEGQKNARKSGVGLFTQELMRQMPWLPVEEDGRLHDPGLRENFIERVYALHELNQLWQDGLSRGALIAFHSRYKLLLLAHSQPEYRELGPFVAGIDKWESLEDYIVEYRKRLMKLLSTPATRRNHTNVLMHVQGYFRRQLNSQQRQELAQLIDRYRQGLQPLLAPITLLKHYMAEYPDAYLAQQRYFEPYPEALRLRYGH
- the phrB gene encoding deoxyribodipyrimidine photo-lyase, with the protein product MTTHAVTHHAVTHVVWLRNDLRITDNLALYAACQDPNASVLAVFIATPAQWEKHDMASRQAAFLLENLTSVQHALAEKGIPLHYHECADFAASVDWLVQFCAQQQATDLFYNYQYEINERLRDKQVKDWLADSVVCHGYHDSLLLPPGSVLTGNGEMYKVFTPFRQAFIKRLLEAETTCVPAPDARGEPLNNMAALTPFSYPQRDVDSDDFPCGERAALQQLRRFCREQVQDYDQQRDFPALPGTSKLSPYLALGIVSPRQCFNRLRAECPDMLERREGGAFTWFNELVWREFYRHLIVSWPQLCKHRPFTAWTQWVKWRESPEDLAAWQQGKTGYPIVDAAMRQLNETGWMHNRLRMICASFLVKDLLIDWREGERYFMSQLLDGDLAANNGGWQWAASTGTDAAPYFRIFNPTTQGERFDPEGRFIRHWLPELAAVPDKDIHQPHRWADKQHHQLNYPLPIVDHKTARQSTLAAFEAAKSIGMADNDREEKSKYA